In Streptomyces sp. NBC_00433, a single genomic region encodes these proteins:
- a CDS encoding biliverdin-producing heme oxygenase, which produces MSAQPFSTVIRAASRQQHTEAENSAFMADLLGGRLGVAAYARYTEQLWFVYQALEEGAARLADDPVAGPFVRPPELLRLAALESDLDHLLGEEWRKRASPLPATARYAARITETAARWPAGYVAHHYTRYLGDLSGGQIIRGIAEKTWDLPHKGDGVRFYVFEGIANPAAFKRGYRELLDAMPLDELQRQRVVDECRAAFTLNSAVFTDLGEAFPRTA; this is translated from the coding sequence ATGTCCGCGCAGCCCTTCTCCACCGTCATCCGCGCCGCGAGCCGGCAGCAGCACACCGAGGCGGAGAATTCCGCCTTCATGGCCGACCTGCTGGGCGGCCGGCTCGGCGTCGCCGCCTACGCGCGGTATACGGAGCAGCTGTGGTTCGTCTACCAGGCGCTGGAGGAAGGCGCGGCGCGGCTCGCCGACGACCCGGTGGCCGGCCCCTTCGTCCGGCCGCCGGAGCTGCTCAGACTGGCCGCGCTGGAGAGCGACCTGGACCATCTGCTCGGCGAGGAGTGGCGGAAGCGGGCCTCGCCGCTGCCCGCCACCGCCCGCTACGCCGCCCGGATCACCGAGACCGCGGCCCGCTGGCCGGCCGGCTACGTCGCCCACCACTACACCCGCTATCTGGGCGACCTGTCCGGCGGCCAGATCATCCGCGGCATCGCCGAGAAGACCTGGGACCTCCCCCACAAGGGCGACGGCGTGCGCTTCTACGTCTTCGAGGGCATCGCCAACCCGGCGGCCTTCAAGCGCGGCTACCGCGAGCTGCTCGACGCGATGCCGCTGGACGAGCTGCAGCGCCAGCGGGTGGTCGACGAGTGCCGTGCCGCCTTCACGCTGAACAGCGCGGTCTTCACGGACCTGGGCGAGGCCTTCCCGCGCACCGCCTGA